From Candidatus Palauibacter scopulicola, the proteins below share one genomic window:
- a CDS encoding XRE family transcriptional regulator — protein sequence MTSDSRVGRRLKAARERACLTQEELAGALGLRHRQTIASIESGKRSLSARELVSAMDVLGVDLDYFTDPFRLVGEGQFSFRTSTDVGGPVLDDFEDRAGRWIAMYRELSLEQGIEPRWLESKLALTARSSFEDAQAAGESVADRWQLGSCPAAKLRSAMESRASILVLDVDMPPGISGAASRTPGLNCVFANRRDPERRRNFDLAHELFHLLTWDAMPPERAEDVEVPRTGKGWRVERLAENFAAAVLMPGQILCQKWERQSEATDIHQRIKEIAADFRVSGTACKWRLRNLEVLTRSDLAEIDDRRLAANGHSTDPPPEVPAFSKPFIDRVALALDTGRLSVKRAASLLDLSLPDLVSLIRGHGHETYFEA from the coding sequence ATGACATCCGATTCTCGCGTTGGACGCCGCCTTAAGGCGGCCCGAGAACGAGCTTGCCTGACGCAAGAGGAACTGGCCGGTGCTCTGGGCCTCCGGCATCGCCAGACCATCGCCAGCATCGAATCCGGGAAACGATCTCTGAGCGCCAGGGAATTGGTCAGCGCCATGGACGTGCTGGGCGTCGATCTCGACTACTTCACCGACCCGTTCCGACTCGTGGGCGAGGGTCAGTTCTCGTTCAGGACGAGCACCGACGTTGGCGGCCCGGTGCTCGACGACTTCGAAGATCGCGCGGGACGCTGGATTGCCATGTACCGTGAGCTCTCCCTGGAGCAGGGTATAGAGCCGCGGTGGCTGGAGTCCAAGCTGGCCTTGACGGCCCGATCATCCTTCGAGGACGCCCAGGCCGCCGGGGAGTCGGTAGCCGACCGCTGGCAACTGGGTTCGTGCCCCGCGGCGAAGCTGCGGTCGGCCATGGAGAGCCGCGCCTCAATCCTGGTGCTCGATGTCGATATGCCTCCCGGCATTTCCGGCGCCGCATCAAGGACACCTGGGCTGAATTGCGTGTTCGCTAATCGCAGGGATCCCGAGCGACGTCGGAACTTCGACTTGGCGCACGAGCTTTTTCATCTGCTCACGTGGGACGCCATGCCACCCGAGCGGGCCGAAGACGTGGAGGTGCCAAGAACCGGGAAGGGATGGCGCGTCGAGCGGCTTGCGGAGAACTTCGCCGCCGCAGTCCTCATGCCTGGACAGATTCTGTGCCAGAAGTGGGAGCGGCAGTCGGAGGCAACCGACATTCACCAGCGGATCAAGGAGATCGCTGCCGATTTCCGCGTCTCCGGAACGGCCTGCAAGTGGCGTCTCCGCAACCTCGAAGTGCTCACAAGGTCCGATCTCGCGGAGATCGACGACCGGCGCCTCGCGGCCAACGGACACTCAACCGACCCCCCTCCCGAAGTGCCGGCATTCAGCAAACCGTTCATCGATCGGGTTGCCTTAGCCCTCGATACCGGTCGCCTTTCCGTTAAGCGGGCGGCTTCCCTGCTCGATCTCTCGTTACCGGATCTCGTTTCCCTTATCCGAGGTCATGGTCACGAGACGTACTTCGAGGCGTGA
- a CDS encoding phosphatase PAP2 family protein gives MTSIGRCGASRRITRTGGPRAGLAILGVAWLLLTLPLAAQDPASARNPNLAVPEPADGEAGQTWRRVALAAGVLGGAFLLDEHVRGLALDHQGPLGRDLAEAGHTYGDWERTAPLLAGGGVLLGVALDGERGLRRATSAFFGVFAGSMSNTVLNWTLGRSRPRDERGVLHFDPFRGNASLGSGHTAYAFAIAAAVDEVTDGGWAIPFYVAAAGTGLARIYGDRHWLSDVVVGGFIGWWVGGLATAAAENWLGVEPSSASLGPSPPAPVRIRPLLAGNALGLQVQFQQ, from the coding sequence ATGACATCCATCGGACGTTGCGGCGCCAGCCGCCGGATCACGCGCACGGGAGGTCCCCGAGCGGGCCTCGCCATCCTCGGGGTTGCGTGGCTCTTGCTAACCCTGCCACTGGCTGCGCAGGACCCCGCATCGGCACGAAACCCGAACCTCGCAGTCCCGGAGCCGGCGGATGGGGAGGCGGGCCAGACCTGGAGGCGCGTCGCCCTCGCGGCTGGCGTGCTCGGCGGCGCCTTCCTCCTCGACGAGCACGTCCGCGGCCTGGCGCTGGACCACCAGGGACCGTTGGGACGCGACTTGGCCGAGGCCGGCCACACGTACGGCGACTGGGAGCGGACCGCGCCCCTGCTGGCCGGGGGCGGAGTTCTGCTCGGGGTCGCGTTGGACGGGGAACGGGGCCTCCGGCGGGCGACTTCGGCCTTCTTCGGGGTCTTCGCCGGCTCGATGTCGAACACCGTCCTCAACTGGACGCTGGGACGAAGCCGCCCGAGAGATGAGCGGGGCGTCCTCCACTTCGATCCCTTCCGCGGCAACGCCTCCCTGGGGTCCGGCCACACGGCCTACGCCTTCGCCATCGCCGCCGCGGTCGACGAGGTGACCGACGGCGGGTGGGCCATCCCCTTCTACGTGGCCGCGGCGGGGACGGGACTCGCCCGAATCTACGGAGACCGCCACTGGCTGTCCGACGTGGTCGTCGGCGGCTTCATCGGCTGGTGGGTGGGCGGCCTGGCGACGGCCGCCGCCGAGAACTGGCTCGGCGTCGAACCCTCGTCGGCCTCCCTCGGACCGTCTCCACCCGCCCCCGTCCGGATCCGGCCCCTGCTTGCCGGGAACGCACTAGGCCTTCAGGTCCAGTTCCAGCAGTAG
- the recF gene encoding DNA replication and repair protein RecF (All proteins in this family for which functions are known are DNA-binding proteins that assist the filamentation of RecA onto DNA for the initiation of recombination or recombinational repair.): MILRDYRNFERLECEFPEAGVAIIGPNGSGKTNLLEAICYLEVFRSFRGVKDRELVRFGQTVFRVEGEVEGGMSVAAAYDRSQRIKKVEVDALEVERVSAGIGSVGVAAFRLDDAEIVRGGPTLRRRFLDVALSVGVPGYLPALQRYRSLLSQRNEALRRGGSNDEIEAWTEGLIEAGGVLTERRATWVSEGAERYAGFYARISGGDRAGLRYSASIASDGGTEDAKGAVSWEDRFRHALERTGERERRQGMTVVGPHRDEIRFEVEAPEGPRDLRSYGSSGQQRTAALALRLLEADRLRERLGREPLYLLDDVFAELDEGRSDRLFRLFESERDGQVILTAPKSGDVGLMGGRLARWRLRNGRLIA, encoded by the coding sequence TTGATCCTTCGCGACTACCGCAACTTCGAACGACTCGAATGCGAGTTCCCGGAGGCCGGCGTCGCGATCATCGGGCCCAACGGATCGGGCAAGACGAACCTCCTCGAGGCGATCTGCTACCTCGAGGTTTTTCGGTCCTTTCGAGGCGTGAAGGACCGCGAGCTGGTGCGGTTCGGACAGACGGTGTTCCGGGTGGAGGGTGAGGTCGAGGGGGGGATGTCCGTGGCGGCCGCCTACGACCGGTCGCAACGGATCAAGAAGGTCGAGGTCGACGCGCTCGAGGTGGAGCGGGTTTCGGCCGGGATCGGTTCGGTGGGGGTCGCGGCGTTTCGCCTCGACGACGCCGAGATCGTGCGCGGGGGGCCAACGCTGCGGCGTCGCTTCCTCGACGTTGCGCTCTCGGTGGGCGTACCGGGCTATCTTCCGGCGCTGCAGCGCTACCGGAGTCTGCTGTCGCAACGGAACGAGGCGCTTCGGCGCGGCGGCTCGAACGACGAGATCGAAGCGTGGACGGAAGGGTTGATCGAGGCGGGTGGAGTCCTCACGGAAAGGCGGGCGACGTGGGTGTCGGAGGGGGCGGAGCGATACGCCGGTTTCTACGCGCGGATCTCGGGAGGAGACAGGGCGGGGCTTCGGTATTCGGCTTCGATCGCTTCGGACGGCGGAACGGAGGATGCGAAGGGCGCGGTCTCGTGGGAGGACCGCTTTCGACACGCGCTGGAGAGGACCGGGGAACGTGAGCGTCGCCAGGGCATGACGGTGGTGGGCCCGCACCGCGACGAGATCCGGTTCGAGGTCGAGGCGCCGGAGGGCCCCCGCGACCTCCGGAGCTACGGGTCGAGCGGACAGCAGCGTACGGCCGCGCTCGCCCTGCGCCTGCTCGAAGCGGACCGGCTCAGGGAGCGGCTCGGCCGCGAGCCCCTGTACCTGCTCGACGACGTGTTTGCGGAACTCGACGAGGGACGTTCCGACCGGCTGTTTCGCCTCTTCGAGTCCGAGCGGGACGGACAGGTGATTCTCACCGCGCCCAAGTCTGGTGACGTGGGGCTGATGGGTGGGAGGCTGGCGCGCTGGCGCCTGCGCAACGGCCGGCTCATCGCATGA
- a CDS encoding DUF721 domain-containing protein — MNGAAYGAMRGGKARRGDARGEARHPEPVGGVLAELLDRLGIRERVERSATAARWERVVGPHIARVTRVGGIRGGTLFIEVAGAAWMTELNMMRRRLLGRLNRDRARGRIERIVFVQSGESSPAAARPGRTEKGRG, encoded by the coding sequence ATGAACGGCGCGGCCTATGGGGCGATGCGGGGCGGGAAGGCACGGCGCGGGGACGCGAGAGGGGAGGCGCGGCATCCTGAGCCCGTCGGGGGCGTGCTGGCGGAGCTGCTCGATCGCCTGGGAATCCGCGAGCGGGTGGAGCGCAGCGCCACGGCGGCGCGGTGGGAGCGGGTCGTGGGTCCGCACATTGCGCGCGTCACGAGAGTTGGCGGGATCAGGGGCGGGACGTTGTTCATCGAAGTGGCCGGTGCGGCCTGGATGACGGAACTGAACATGATGAGGCGAAGGCTGCTGGGCCGCCTGAACAGGGATCGCGCCCGCGGCCGGATCGAACGGATCGTGTTCGTGCAGTCCGGGGAGTCGTCGCCGGCCGCGGCGCGCCCCGGCCGAACCGAGAAGGGGAGGGGTTGA
- the gyrB gene encoding DNA topoisomerase (ATP-hydrolyzing) subunit B, whose translation MAKSAAGGEPVKDNNDNSDYTARQIHVLKGLEAVRKRPGMYIGSTSGRGLHHLVYEVVDNSIDEAMAGHCSGIEVTIGTDQSIRVVDDGRGIPVDLHPTEKVPGVELALTTLHAGGKFDKSSYKVSGGLHGVGVSVVNALSEWLRVEVRRDGHEWMQRYERGVSQGKLRKGRKTKETGTTVTFRPDPEVFKGLGDPLEYSFETLANRLRELAYLNRGVRISIIDERQEDLRRDFHFEGGIAQFVEYLLGNKTPLHADVISVSGAQDDTEFELAMQYTDAYSENTFTFVNNINTHEGGTHLSGFKGALTRTINNYAQRNNILKKADPTLSGDDVREGLVAVLSVKVMEPQFEGQTKTKLGNSEVRGIVESLVNDRLGTWLEENPGPSRQIIDKAVQASRAREAARKARDLTRKKSALETGILPGKLADCSTRDPEWAELYLVEGDSAGGSAKMGRDRNFQAILPLRGKILNVEKARIDRILSNEEIRAMITAIGTGIGDEFDLSQARYRKVVIMTDADVDGAHIRTLLLTFFFRQMKELIKEGYIYIAQPPLYRVWKGKTEFYCYDESERVAAQARLDNGRGNASLQRYKGLGEMNADQLWQTTMNPEKRTLLQVNIDDAVKADQLFDTLMGENVGPRRDFIERNARYVRNLDV comes from the coding sequence ATGGCGAAGTCTGCGGCGGGCGGAGAGCCCGTGAAGGATAACAACGACAACTCGGACTACACCGCGCGGCAGATTCATGTCCTCAAGGGACTGGAGGCCGTGCGGAAGCGCCCGGGCATGTACATCGGGTCCACCTCCGGGCGGGGGTTGCACCACCTCGTCTACGAAGTCGTGGACAACTCGATCGACGAGGCGATGGCGGGACACTGCTCCGGGATCGAAGTCACGATCGGGACGGACCAGTCGATCCGGGTCGTGGACGACGGGCGCGGCATCCCGGTGGACCTTCATCCGACCGAGAAGGTGCCGGGGGTCGAACTCGCCCTCACGACGCTCCACGCGGGCGGGAAGTTCGACAAGTCGAGCTACAAGGTGTCGGGCGGGCTGCATGGCGTAGGCGTTTCCGTCGTGAACGCGCTCTCCGAGTGGCTGCGGGTCGAGGTGCGTCGCGACGGCCACGAGTGGATGCAGCGCTACGAGCGCGGCGTCAGCCAGGGGAAGCTCAGGAAGGGGCGGAAGACGAAGGAGACCGGAACCACGGTCACCTTCCGGCCCGACCCCGAGGTCTTCAAGGGGCTCGGGGACCCGCTCGAATACAGCTTCGAGACGCTCGCGAACCGCCTCCGGGAACTCGCCTACCTGAACCGGGGCGTGCGGATCTCGATCATCGATGAGCGGCAGGAGGATCTGCGCCGCGACTTCCACTTCGAGGGGGGAATCGCGCAGTTCGTCGAATATCTCCTGGGGAACAAGACGCCGCTTCACGCGGACGTGATCTCCGTCTCGGGCGCACAGGACGACACGGAGTTCGAACTCGCGATGCAGTACACGGACGCCTACAGCGAGAACACGTTCACCTTCGTGAACAACATCAACACGCACGAAGGCGGGACGCACCTTTCCGGCTTCAAGGGCGCCCTCACGCGGACCATCAACAACTACGCGCAGCGGAACAACATCCTCAAGAAGGCCGATCCCACCCTGAGCGGCGACGATGTGCGCGAAGGACTCGTCGCCGTGCTCTCCGTCAAGGTCATGGAGCCGCAGTTCGAGGGGCAGACCAAGACGAAGCTGGGGAACAGCGAGGTGCGCGGGATCGTCGAGAGCCTCGTCAACGACCGGCTGGGGACGTGGCTGGAGGAGAACCCCGGTCCTTCTCGACAGATCATCGACAAGGCGGTCCAGGCCTCCCGGGCGCGGGAGGCGGCGCGAAAGGCCCGGGACCTGACGCGCAAGAAGTCGGCGCTCGAGACCGGCATCCTGCCGGGGAAGCTGGCGGACTGCTCGACCCGGGACCCGGAGTGGGCCGAACTCTACCTCGTGGAGGGAGACAGCGCGGGCGGGAGCGCGAAGATGGGGCGCGACCGCAACTTCCAGGCCATCCTTCCCCTGCGCGGCAAGATCCTCAACGTGGAGAAGGCGCGGATCGACCGGATCCTCTCCAACGAGGAGATCCGCGCCATGATCACGGCCATCGGGACCGGGATCGGAGACGAGTTCGATCTGTCGCAGGCCCGGTATCGAAAGGTCGTGATCATGACGGACGCCGATGTGGATGGCGCCCATATCCGGACGCTGCTCCTGACCTTCTTCTTCCGGCAGATGAAGGAACTCATCAAGGAAGGATACATCTACATCGCACAGCCTCCGCTGTACCGAGTGTGGAAGGGGAAGACGGAGTTCTACTGCTACGACGAGTCGGAGCGCGTCGCCGCGCAGGCGAGACTCGACAACGGCAGGGGGAACGCCTCGCTGCAGCGGTACAAGGGCCTGGGCGAGATGAATGCCGACCAGTTGTGGCAGACCACGATGAACCCGGAGAAGCGCACGCTGCTCCAGGTGAACATTGACGATGCCGTCAAAGCGGACCAGCTATTCGACACCCTCATGGGCGAGAACGTCGGGCCGCGCCGCGACTTCATCGAGCGGAACGCCCGCTACGTACGCAATCTCGACGTCTGA
- the glpK gene encoding glycerol kinase GlpK produces MTAPVVVAIDQGTTSTRAIAFDLEGTAVAGAQRELPQSYPLPGRVEHDPERIRDDAVEVTREVIEAAETLGHRVAAIGITNQRETTVVWERASGRPIYPAIVWQDRRTARECAELRAAGHEGLIERRTGLRLDPYFSGTKLAWILDNVSGAREAAETGDLAFGTIDAWLLWCLTDGRVHATDASNASRTLLYDIDEGRWHPALLELLRVPASVLPEVRDSAGDFGETAADLFGRAIPLRGVAGDQQAATFGQAAFDPGGMKFTYGTGAFALQNTGADRLASQHGLLTTVAWQLDGERTYALEGSIFAAGASVQWLRDGLGIISDAAETEALARAVDSTGGVVLVPAFVGLGGIHWDPDARAALLGMTRDTGRAEIARAALEAVAYQSRELIDAMQADGAPRPATLRVDGGFTRNDWAMQFLADILDLEIGRPVVTETTALGAAMLGGLGAGVFADLREAAALWRHDRAWQPTMDAEKRETLYSGWRRAVARVLTN; encoded by the coding sequence ATGACGGCCCCCGTTGTCGTCGCGATCGATCAGGGGACGACCTCCACGCGTGCCATCGCGTTCGATCTCGAGGGGACCGCGGTGGCTGGCGCTCAGCGTGAGTTGCCCCAGAGCTATCCGCTGCCCGGCCGGGTCGAACATGATCCGGAGCGCATTCGAGACGACGCGGTCGAGGTGACGCGGGAGGTCATCGAGGCCGCCGAGACGCTCGGGCACCGCGTGGCGGCGATCGGCATCACGAACCAGCGCGAGACGACCGTGGTCTGGGAACGCGCGAGCGGCAGGCCGATTTACCCGGCGATCGTGTGGCAGGACCGGCGGACGGCCAGAGAGTGTGCCGAGCTCCGCGCGGCAGGGCACGAGGGTCTGATCGAGCGCCGCACCGGTCTGCGGCTCGACCCGTACTTCTCCGGCACGAAGCTGGCGTGGATCCTCGACAACGTGTCCGGCGCGCGGGAAGCTGCCGAGACCGGGGATCTCGCCTTCGGGACGATCGACGCCTGGCTGCTCTGGTGTCTGACCGATGGGCGCGTGCACGCGACGGATGCGTCGAACGCGTCCCGGACCCTGCTCTACGACATCGACGAGGGTCGGTGGCACCCGGCACTGCTCGAACTGCTGCGCGTGCCCGCCTCCGTGTTGCCCGAGGTGCGCGATTCGGCCGGCGATTTCGGGGAAACAGCCGCCGATCTCTTCGGCCGCGCGATCCCGTTGCGGGGCGTGGCCGGCGACCAGCAGGCGGCGACGTTCGGGCAGGCGGCGTTCGACCCGGGCGGGATGAAGTTCACCTACGGGACGGGCGCGTTTGCGCTGCAGAACACGGGCGCCGACCGACTCGCCTCGCAGCACGGCCTGCTCACGACGGTGGCCTGGCAGCTCGACGGGGAGCGCACGTACGCGCTCGAGGGCAGCATCTTCGCCGCCGGCGCCTCGGTTCAGTGGTTGCGAGATGGGTTGGGGATCATCTCCGACGCCGCCGAGACGGAGGCCCTCGCCCGTGCCGTGGATTCGACCGGAGGGGTCGTACTGGTCCCCGCCTTCGTCGGGCTGGGCGGCATCCATTGGGATCCGGACGCCCGCGCGGCACTGCTGGGAATGACGCGGGACACGGGGCGGGCCGAGATCGCCCGGGCGGCGCTGGAGGCTGTCGCCTACCAGTCACGCGAACTGATCGACGCGATGCAGGCCGATGGGGCGCCGCGCCCCGCGACGTTGCGCGTGGACGGCGGGTTCACGCGCAACGACTGGGCGATGCAGTTTCTCGCCGACATCCTCGACCTCGAGATCGGGCGTCCGGTCGTGACCGAGACCACCGCGCTGGGGGCGGCGATGCTGGGTGGCCTCGGTGCCGGCGTGTTCGCGGATCTGCGGGAAGCCGCGGCACTGTGGCGCCACGACCGCGCGTGGCAGCCCACCATGGACGCCGAGAAGCGCGAAACGCTCTATTCCGGGTGGCGGCGCGCGGTCGCCCGCGTGCTCACGAACTGA
- the thyX gene encoding FAD-dependent thymidylate synthase yields the protein METTRRPTVPAAEEILGGYFPVLDHGFVALVDYMGSDADVEAAARVSYGAGTRRVSQTRGLVRYLRRHAHTTPSEMVELKFHCSMPMFVARQWIRHRTASVNELSARYSLLPLLFYKPDHEQFAYQSRLNNQGREADPAPGDLYRSAIDQWERLRNNAAHAYDWLLSEDVARELARIDLPLSTYTQWYWKIDLHNLLHFLRLRVDSHAQWEIQEYGRVMAGMLQRVAPLSYEAWVDYEVLGARLSAGELGVLRSLLRPDAESESIHADGVATKENLREAGLAPREIRELLDKLSPVERPDFTLDLSQMKSAEEMSGKMAEAVPEPTA from the coding sequence ATGGAGACGACCAGGAGGCCGACGGTCCCCGCGGCCGAGGAGATTCTCGGCGGGTATTTCCCCGTCCTCGACCACGGGTTCGTCGCGCTCGTCGACTACATGGGCTCGGATGCCGACGTGGAGGCGGCGGCCCGCGTCAGCTACGGGGCCGGCACGCGCCGCGTCAGCCAGACGCGCGGTCTCGTGCGGTATCTGCGGCGCCACGCGCACACGACGCCGAGCGAGATGGTCGAGCTCAAGTTCCACTGTTCCATGCCGATGTTCGTGGCGCGACAGTGGATCCGACACCGCACGGCTTCCGTCAACGAACTCAGCGCCCGCTACAGCCTCCTGCCGCTGCTGTTCTACAAGCCGGACCACGAGCAGTTCGCCTATCAGAGCCGCCTCAACAATCAGGGCCGGGAGGCGGATCCCGCCCCGGGCGACCTCTACCGCAGCGCGATCGACCAGTGGGAGAGACTGCGGAACAACGCGGCCCATGCCTACGACTGGCTGCTGTCCGAAGATGTCGCCCGGGAACTCGCGCGGATCGACCTCCCTCTCTCCACTTATACGCAGTGGTACTGGAAGATCGACCTGCACAACCTCCTCCACTTCCTCCGGCTGCGCGTGGACTCGCATGCCCAGTGGGAAATCCAGGAGTACGGGCGGGTGATGGCTGGCATGCTACAGCGGGTCGCGCCGCTCAGCTACGAGGCCTGGGTCGACTACGAGGTGCTGGGGGCGCGGCTCAGTGCCGGGGAACTCGGGGTGCTCCGTAGCCTGCTGCGGCCGGACGCCGAGTCGGAATCGATTCACGCCGACGGCGTCGCGACGAAGGAGAATCTCCGGGAGGCCGGTCTGGCGCCCCGGGAGATCCGCGAGCTGCTGGACAAGCTGTCTCCCGTGGAACGCCCCGACTTCACGCTCGACCTCTCGCAGATGAAGAGCGCGGAGGAGATGTCCGGCAAGATGGCGGAGGCGGTGCCGGAGCCCACCGCCTGA
- a CDS encoding Nramp family divalent metal transporter — MSEQGPGSTAPDSISASTEEGQQYRGGVYQPLDESTLPDAPDTEAFPDRGHGPPFKFVRRMSRVPRLRHIIGPSVIALGMGLGSGEFLLWPNLVAANGFSIWWLFWIGVVTQFVVIGEIERWTIATGESTFAGMARLDRLGFWPWLFLVATLASFFWPGWASQSAEFVGQIVVLAGGPQIQWQPMALLMLACIWFGLAVSRIVYNVLERCEIALVAGFFPLLAITLLVVGFVPSHFLELAVGAVSFGSAPAELFTGDQFPTLILAVAYAGTGGTLLLAQSLWLRDKGFGMARFQGRIAGIRGRNEDISTTGFVFDTNDPTQLGRFRGWMRVVHQELLVTFVALTLLSVVITCMLVAATLGTDSPEIAGDLTTMVTLQGEAIERVGGLWLRVAFLLGGSFVIFSTQLAILDTVTRITGCIFFERFGYRTRFFTQKRTFLVFLTIFVLAAMGIIAASWIGGEALDVLQPDFLLLIAGPFTMSSMFLFTLVIGYMNVRRLPAELGPPTWKRWSLLWAAILWGWFTAEQLSRTTMLVAGVAPQFQESLALHPIRIVFYALWLGSLVWFAARTLPGKATRAA; from the coding sequence TTGAGCGAGCAAGGACCCGGCTCGACGGCGCCGGACTCGATCTCCGCGAGCACCGAGGAGGGACAGCAATACCGCGGCGGCGTGTACCAGCCGCTCGACGAGAGCACGCTGCCCGACGCGCCGGACACCGAGGCCTTTCCCGACCGCGGTCACGGACCGCCGTTCAAGTTCGTCCGCCGCATGTCCCGCGTGCCCCGCCTCAGGCACATCATCGGCCCATCCGTCATCGCGCTCGGCATGGGTCTGGGAAGCGGCGAGTTTCTCCTCTGGCCCAACCTCGTGGCGGCCAACGGGTTCTCGATCTGGTGGCTGTTCTGGATCGGCGTCGTGACCCAGTTCGTCGTCATCGGCGAGATCGAACGCTGGACCATCGCCACCGGCGAGTCGACGTTCGCCGGCATGGCGCGGCTCGACCGGCTCGGGTTCTGGCCCTGGCTCTTCCTGGTGGCGACGCTGGCCAGCTTCTTCTGGCCCGGGTGGGCGTCGCAGTCCGCCGAATTCGTGGGTCAGATCGTCGTCCTCGCCGGGGGGCCGCAGATCCAGTGGCAACCGATGGCGCTGCTCATGCTCGCCTGCATCTGGTTCGGGCTCGCGGTTTCCCGAATCGTATACAACGTCCTGGAGCGCTGTGAGATCGCCCTGGTGGCGGGGTTCTTCCCCCTCCTTGCGATCACGCTCCTCGTGGTCGGTTTCGTTCCCTCCCACTTCCTCGAACTCGCGGTCGGCGCCGTCTCCTTCGGAAGCGCCCCCGCCGAACTGTTCACCGGGGATCAGTTTCCGACGCTGATCCTCGCGGTCGCGTATGCCGGCACCGGGGGTACCCTGCTCCTCGCACAATCGCTCTGGCTGCGCGACAAGGGCTTCGGGATGGCGCGCTTCCAGGGACGGATCGCCGGCATCCGGGGACGCAATGAGGACATCAGCACGACGGGTTTCGTCTTCGACACGAACGACCCGACCCAACTCGGGCGTTTCCGAGGCTGGATGCGGGTCGTCCACCAGGAACTGCTCGTCACCTTCGTTGCCCTGACACTCCTGAGCGTCGTCATCACCTGCATGCTCGTCGCGGCGACGCTGGGGACGGACAGCCCGGAGATCGCGGGCGATCTGACCACCATGGTGACGCTGCAGGGCGAGGCGATCGAACGGGTCGGCGGGCTATGGCTCCGGGTCGCGTTCCTGCTCGGGGGATCGTTCGTCATCTTTTCGACCCAGCTTGCGATCCTCGACACCGTCACACGCATCACGGGCTGCATCTTCTTCGAGCGCTTCGGGTACAGGACCCGCTTCTTCACCCAGAAGCGCACGTTTCTCGTGTTTCTGACGATCTTCGTTCTGGCGGCGATGGGGATCATTGCCGCGTCGTGGATCGGCGGGGAGGCGCTGGATGTGCTGCAGCCCGATTTCCTCCTCCTCATCGCCGGCCCGTTCACGATGTCCAGCATGTTCCTGTTCACACTCGTCATCGGCTACATGAACGTGCGCCGGTTGCCGGCCGAGTTGGGGCCTCCGACCTGGAAGCGGTGGAGTCTGCTGTGGGCCGCGATCCTGTGGGGATGGTTCACGGCCGAACAGCTGTCGCGAACGACGATGCTGGTCGCCGGGGTAGCGCCGCAGTTCCAGGAATCGCTGGCGCTCCACCCGATCCGGATCGTGTTCTACGCGCTGTGGCTGGGGTCGCTGGTGTGGTTCGCCGCACGCACTCTTCCGGGAAAGGCTACGCGCGCGGCGTGA